GAGGCGTCGGCTCGACGCGGCGCAGCGCCTGCAGCGCGCGGGCCGGATCGAGGCCGCCGAGGCCGCCTATCGCAGCCTGCTCGACGGCCAGCCCGGCCTTGCCGCGGCGGCGTTCCAGCTGGGCCGGATCGCGCTGGGTCGGGGCTCCGTCGAGGAGGCCGCCGCCCGGTTCGAAGCGGCGCGCAAGGCCCGGCCTCAAGAGGCCCCGATCTGGCAGATGGAGGCCGAGGCGCTGGCCCGGCTGGGCGATGGGCCTCGAAATACCCGCTTTCTGAAGGCAGCGCGCAAGGCGGGGCTGCCCCCGGCCCTGCTCTCGGCGATCGAGGCGCGGCTTGCTCCCGAAAAGGCCCCGGCAAAGGGCGCGCGCCGCGCGCCGCTCGGCTCTGCACCGCCGAAGGCGGCAGAGGCGGTGGTGGCCGAGCTTCGGGCCGGGCGCGCCGAGGCGGCCGAGGCGAAGGCGCTGGCCCTGACCCGGGCGCATCCTGATTCGGCGCTGGCCTTCAACCTTCTGGCCACGGCCCGGACCGAGCGCGGCCGGACCGCCGAGGCGCGTGCGAGCTTCGAGGCAGGGCTGGCGCTCGCCCCGGATTATGCCGAGTTGCGCGTCGGGCTCGGGCGGCTTCTGGTCGAGACCGGCGAGACCGGCGAGACCGCGGCGGGGGTGCGGCATCTGGAGGCGGCGCTGGCGCGCCTGCCCGCGCATCCGCCCGGGCAGCTGGCGCTGGGCAAGGGGCTGGCGCAGCTTGGCCGGAAGGATGAGGCCGAGGCGGCGCTGCGCCGGGCGGTGGCGGCGGACGGGCGCTATCTCGAGGCGTATCTGGCGCTGGCGCATCACCTGATGGAGACCGGAAATCCGGCGGCGGCGGAGGAGGTCCTGGAGAGCGCGCTGGCGGCCGGGCATGACCGCGCCATCATCCGCGTCCGTCTGGCCGAGGCGCAGGCGAAGCAGGGCAGGACAGAGACCGCGCGGGCAGGCTTTGACGCGGCCATCGCCGCCGATCCGGGCTTCGCCCTGGCCTACAGCCTGCGCGGCATGCTGCTTCAGACCCTGGGCGAGTTTGCCGCGGCCGAGGCCGATTTCCGTCAGGCCATCGCGCTGGAGCCCCGGAATGGCGAGCATTACCGGACCATGCTGGCAACCTACAAGGTGACCCCGGACGATC
The genomic region above belongs to Rhodovulum sulfidophilum DSM 1374 and contains:
- a CDS encoding tetratricopeptide repeat-containing sulfotransferase family protein, whose amino-acid sequence is MLPLSQTETRRRLDAAQRLQRAGRIEAAEAAYRSLLDGQPGLAAAAFQLGRIALGRGSVEEAAARFEAARKARPQEAPIWQMEAEALARLGDGPRNTRFLKAARKAGLPPALLSAIEARLAPEKAPAKGARRAPLGSAPPKAAEAVVAELRAGRAEAAEAKALALTRAHPDSALAFNLLATARTERGRTAEARASFEAGLALAPDYAELRVGLGRLLVETGETGETAAGVRHLEAALARLPAHPPGQLALGKGLAQLGRKDEAEAALRRAVAADGRYLEAYLALAHHLMETGNPAAAEEVLESALAAGHDRAIIRVRLAEAQAKQGRTETARAGFDAAIAADPGFALAYSLRGMLLQTLGEFAAAEADFRQAIALEPRNGEHYRTMLATYKVTPDDPLLAEMEALFDDPTLGDESRMHLGFALSRAMEQIKAHDRVFTYLRPANDLMRARHPYDISERRAEIDAVMAAFEGTDFSVRKIEGAPDYAPIFVTGMPRSGTTLVEQIVASHSRVTGGGEIGYVAGEGLALLHETGGGLRSLERVGDAEIAALGGRIEAMFRERFPGSDLVSDKSIQTYMMAGLVRLALPQAKIVVVHRDPRDICLSIYKNMFAEGTHRYSTDLRDLGLYYRMFLEMIAFWRDKLPGGFHEIRYEDLIADPEAEARALVAACGLDWQDNCLNFHKTERRVATLSLAQVRQPIYASSMRAWQRHADELAELTEALGDAIGGENGA